A DNA window from Pseudodesulfovibrio thermohalotolerans contains the following coding sequences:
- a CDS encoding BON domain-containing protein, with the protein MLPEITYKAALAVLLSALLAGCALYPAVQVAGGAMTGYDAAVMANEYLPRDNIDGGSLHIVRDVQVERRLRERLELNGIHISAHVFEGRAYLVGQMQSRNQANYAIRTAATVEGVKIITCKFYPAAPSRTAARDAARDELLLKELRGRLAETRRLEGADLRVEVIRSHAVLIGNAKDYHQKTAALAIASEVNGLSGVVDYITVPAPAEQPTPDKNSVAGK; encoded by the coding sequence ATGCTGCCCGAAATCACATACAAGGCGGCTTTGGCCGTCCTCCTTTCCGCGCTCCTCGCCGGGTGCGCGCTCTACCCCGCCGTGCAAGTGGCCGGAGGCGCCATGACCGGCTACGACGCCGCGGTCATGGCCAACGAGTACCTGCCGCGCGACAATATTGACGGCGGGAGCCTGCACATAGTCCGCGACGTCCAGGTCGAACGCAGGCTGCGCGAGCGGCTTGAGCTGAACGGCATCCATATCTCCGCACACGTCTTCGAGGGCAGAGCCTATCTCGTTGGCCAGATGCAAAGCCGCAATCAGGCGAATTACGCCATCCGCACGGCGGCCACCGTGGAAGGCGTCAAAATCATCACCTGCAAATTCTACCCGGCGGCTCCGTCAAGAACGGCCGCCCGAGACGCGGCCCGAGACGAGCTACTGCTCAAGGAGCTGCGCGGCCGACTGGCCGAAACCAGGCGGCTTGAGGGGGCCGATCTCCGCGTGGAGGTTATCCGCAGTCACGCCGTGCTCATCGGCAACGCCAAGGACTACCATCAAAAAACCGCCGCCCTGGCCATCGCCTCCGAGGTCAACGGACTCTCAGGCGTGGTGGACTACATCACGGTCCCCGCGCCCGCCGAGCAGCCCACCCCCGACAAGAACTCCGTGGCCGGGAAATAG
- a CDS encoding glycosyltransferase family 39 protein, whose translation MSALRTIWTRLENHPWLTMTLAVLAQTWFALNNRALWFSDEVRYADAYNNLALNGKWMVLALNGQAYPDKPPVYFWFLWLLDKLTPFNTPEVFFLGAALSGLFFLFAAYALARMLKFDKTTSLASTLILLSSFMVAALLHYSRMDLLFAALIILSHAVFYRAYTGKNEGWWPVVGFALAGAATLVKGPLGFLFPLVNISLFLLFKGEARRLLSRRTALGVLVMLGMIAAWVAGVVLAEGPAFLINTVLGKQILERATHTFHHREPFWWYFAAFPLAWMPWTLALFTAPVKRLFSLSFWGTLWGGRRQAGPKTLLWIMFAVTFAFLSSLSGKVFIYVLPMFPPLAILIADDLRTMSAARAARLWTLVGGLWIVLGSVLLLAGDLIPIPVPVRGMGICAGTLILGGAAILSMRAKGFRAALATCALAMILWIYPVGLLAAPSLNDAMSPRRQALILRDYIEHGYAPFSARVYSGIYSYYAGHDYPEYDNYDKLVEELGRHDKAILAIRATHWDDIKERLPEFHIIDRQSIAGLIHILAIKG comes from the coding sequence TGGCCCTCAATGGAAAGTGGATGGTCCTGGCCCTCAACGGCCAGGCGTACCCGGACAAGCCGCCGGTCTATTTCTGGTTCCTCTGGCTGCTCGACAAGCTGACCCCGTTCAATACGCCAGAGGTCTTCTTCCTGGGCGCGGCCCTGTCCGGCCTCTTCTTCCTGTTCGCCGCCTACGCCCTGGCCCGGATGCTGAAATTCGACAAGACCACTTCCCTGGCGTCCACCCTGATTCTGCTGTCCTCCTTCATGGTCGCCGCCCTGCTGCACTACTCGCGCATGGACCTGCTGTTCGCGGCCCTGATTATCCTGAGCCACGCCGTCTTCTACCGCGCGTACACCGGCAAGAACGAAGGCTGGTGGCCGGTCGTGGGCTTTGCCCTGGCCGGAGCGGCCACCCTGGTCAAGGGCCCGCTCGGCTTCCTGTTCCCGCTGGTCAACATTTCCCTGTTCCTGCTCTTCAAGGGCGAGGCCCGACGCCTGCTCTCGCGGCGCACGGCCCTCGGCGTCCTGGTCATGCTCGGCATGATCGCCGCATGGGTGGCGGGCGTGGTGCTGGCCGAAGGCCCGGCCTTCCTCATCAACACCGTACTCGGCAAGCAGATTCTCGAAAGGGCCACGCACACCTTCCATCACCGTGAACCGTTCTGGTGGTATTTCGCGGCGTTCCCGCTGGCCTGGATGCCCTGGACCCTGGCCCTGTTTACCGCTCCGGTGAAACGGCTCTTCTCCCTCTCTTTCTGGGGAACCCTGTGGGGCGGACGGCGGCAGGCGGGCCCCAAGACCCTGCTCTGGATCATGTTCGCGGTCACATTCGCCTTTCTTTCGAGCCTGAGCGGCAAGGTGTTCATCTACGTCCTGCCCATGTTCCCGCCGCTGGCCATCCTCATCGCCGACGACCTGCGGACCATGAGTGCGGCCCGGGCCGCCAGACTCTGGACGCTGGTGGGCGGCCTGTGGATCGTGCTCGGCTCGGTCCTGCTCCTGGCGGGCGACCTCATCCCCATCCCGGTGCCCGTGCGCGGCATGGGCATCTGCGCCGGAACGCTCATTCTCGGCGGCGCGGCCATCCTCTCCATGCGCGCCAAGGGATTCCGCGCCGCGCTCGCGACCTGCGCGCTGGCCATGATCCTGTGGATATATCCGGTAGGTCTGCTTGCCGCCCCCTCCCTGAACGACGCCATGAGCCCCCGCCGCCAGGCCCTGATCCTGCGGGACTACATAGAGCACGGCTACGCGCCCTTCTCGGCCCGGGTCTACTCGGGCATCTACTCCTACTACGCGGGGCACGACTACCCGGAGTACGACAACTACGACAAACTCGTCGAGGAACTGGGCAGGCACGACAAGGCCATCCTGGCCATCCGCGCGACCCACTGGGACGACATCAAAGAACGGCTGCCCGAATTCCACATAATCGACCGTCAATCCATCGCGGGGCTGATTCATATCCTGGCCATCAAGGGATGA
- the lpxB gene encoding lipid-A-disaccharide synthase — MQKGNPSGPIWFSVGEASGDLHGAELMKALRQADPGVSFTGMGGPAMEAEGLRPRHSMREISLVGITEILGGLPRILKLLRVIKSELKAIRPGAIILVDCPEFNFRIARIAKKIGIPVYYYISPQIWAWRSGRAEFLRKFVRKVICILPFERDFYAKYGMDVDYVGHPLMDVLPLDRLDAVRPDENRVGLLPGSRTKEVSSLLPVFAETARLLAADHPGLEYVLVRAPGMDESLLRSLWPDDIPVSFVSPDERYETFRSCKFIMAASGTVTLETALIGTPVLVAYKVSPLSELVGRMLVNVEFISLPNLILGQEIYPEFIGKKASPENLARTARNWLDDPEAYREVKDGLNVLRTMVGDPGAPLRAARIILDDLEKLAPPTG, encoded by the coding sequence ATGCAGAAAGGCAATCCATCAGGCCCCATCTGGTTCAGCGTGGGCGAAGCCTCCGGCGATTTGCACGGCGCGGAACTGATGAAAGCGCTCCGGCAGGCGGACCCGGGCGTCTCCTTCACGGGCATGGGCGGTCCGGCCATGGAAGCGGAGGGCCTCAGGCCCCGCCACTCCATGCGCGAGATTTCCCTGGTGGGGATAACCGAGATTCTCGGCGGCTTGCCGCGTATCCTCAAGCTGCTAAGGGTCATCAAGAGCGAGCTCAAGGCCATCCGGCCCGGGGCCATCATCCTTGTGGACTGCCCGGAGTTCAATTTCCGCATCGCCCGGATAGCCAAAAAAATCGGCATCCCGGTCTACTACTACATCAGTCCCCAGATATGGGCGTGGCGTTCGGGCAGGGCCGAATTCCTGCGCAAGTTCGTCCGCAAGGTCATCTGCATCCTGCCCTTCGAAAGGGACTTCTACGCGAAATACGGCATGGACGTGGACTACGTGGGACACCCGCTCATGGACGTGCTGCCCCTGGACAGACTGGACGCAGTGCGGCCCGACGAAAACCGCGTGGGGCTGCTGCCCGGCAGCCGGACCAAGGAGGTCTCGTCCCTGCTCCCGGTATTCGCGGAAACAGCCCGGCTGCTGGCCGCCGACCACCCCGGCCTCGAATATGTCCTGGTCCGCGCACCGGGCATGGACGAATCCCTGCTGCGGTCCCTGTGGCCCGACGACATCCCGGTTTCCTTCGTCTCCCCGGACGAACGGTACGAGACCTTCCGGTCGTGCAAGTTCATCATGGCCGCCTCGGGCACCGTCACGCTGGAAACCGCGCTCATCGGCACCCCGGTCCTGGTGGCCTACAAGGTCTCTCCCCTGTCCGAGCTGGTGGGTCGAATGCTCGTCAACGTCGAATTCATCTCCCTGCCCAACCTCATCCTGGGCCAAGAAATCTACCCGGAATTCATCGGTAAAAAGGCCTCGCCCGAGAACCTGGCCCGAACGGCCCGGAACTGGCTGGACGATCCCGAAGCCTACCGGGAGGTCAAGGACGGGCTCAACGTCCTGCGCACCATGGTCGGCGACCCCGGCGCGCCCCTCCGCGCCGCCCGAATCATCCTCGACGACCTCGAAAAACTCGCGCCGCCAACCGGCTGA
- a CDS encoding Gfo/Idh/MocA family oxidoreductase, with protein MMKVGVVGLGWMGRVHLRNYTEMAGVEVVGVVDVDPKAREEVEAQFGVKAFASLDELLAHDLDAMSICVPTSLHHETGLKVMDKGINAIIEKPLAATAAEGEELVAKAREKGVALMVGHVERFNPAVSRVKELVGDDVISIQIERVGPYPPRIQDVGVIKDLGSHDIDLIRYLTGSEFKTVYAVSSTSLGKHEDSALITCEMENGVLANITTNWVTPYKGRKINVACESKYIAANLITQEVKEYSAFSTYDKSYSVREWPLMFREPVKAELTAFLDALRNGTPVPITGEDGLEVLKTFERIFDCLDK; from the coding sequence ATGATGAAAGTCGGAGTCGTCGGCCTGGGTTGGATGGGCAGAGTGCATCTGCGCAACTATACCGAAATGGCGGGCGTGGAAGTTGTCGGAGTGGTCGACGTCGATCCAAAGGCGCGCGAAGAGGTTGAAGCACAGTTCGGCGTGAAGGCCTTTGCCTCCTTGGACGAGCTGCTTGCGCACGACCTGGACGCCATGTCCATCTGCGTGCCTACCAGCCTGCACCATGAGACCGGTCTCAAGGTCATGGACAAGGGCATCAACGCCATCATCGAGAAGCCCCTTGCCGCCACCGCGGCCGAGGGCGAGGAACTCGTGGCCAAGGCCAGAGAAAAGGGCGTGGCCCTTATGGTAGGACACGTGGAACGCTTCAACCCGGCGGTTTCCCGGGTCAAGGAGCTCGTCGGCGACGACGTCATTTCCATCCAGATCGAGCGCGTGGGGCCGTATCCGCCGCGTATTCAGGACGTGGGCGTCATCAAGGACCTCGGGTCCCACGACATCGACCTCATCCGCTACCTGACCGGCTCCGAGTTCAAGACCGTGTACGCGGTCTCCTCCACCTCGCTGGGCAAGCACGAGGATTCCGCCCTCATCACCTGCGAGATGGAAAACGGCGTGCTCGCCAACATCACTACCAACTGGGTCACCCCCTACAAGGGGCGCAAGATCAACGTGGCCTGCGAGTCCAAGTACATCGCGGCCAACCTGATTACCCAGGAGGTCAAGGAATACTCGGCCTTCTCAACCTACGACAAATCCTACTCCGTGCGCGAGTGGCCGCTCATGTTCCGCGAGCCGGTCAAGGCCGAACTGACCGCCTTCCTCGACGCTCTGCGCAACGGCACCCCGGTCCCCATCACCGGAGAGGACGGCCTCGAAGTGCTCAAGACCTTTGAGCGCATCTTCGACTGCCTCGACAAATAG